The Methanophagales archaeon genome window below encodes:
- the ligA gene encoding NAD-dependent DNA ligase LigA, which yields MGGGENKEEIRRHIEELREKIRYHNYRYYVLNEPEISDAEYDRLFKELEELEAKYPEFITPDSPTQRVGAKPLEEFRTYRHSIPMLSLNSVMEASEVREFDERVRRMLGGEGKNIEVEYVVEPKIDGLAMELVYKDGVLVVGSTRGDGWIGEDVTQNLRTIKTIPLRTLSEALPLLEVRGEVYMPVRKFRELNEELARRGERMFANPRNAAAGSVRQLDPRVTASRPLDFFAYGIGRVEGKEFTTQWEILNYLKSIGFRVSDLVRRFREIEEVIRYHDEVEKRRDELDYEIDGIVVKVNSVEQQNRLGTISRSPRWAIAYKFQPREEFTKVKDIVVQVGRTGALTPVAVLEPVQIGGVTVRRATLHNEEELKRKDVRIGDTVVVERAGDVIPEVVSVIKSKRTGAEREFKMPDRCPVCGAEVLKEGPIRRCIGVSCTAQLKERIKHFASLRALDIEGLGDKVIEQLVDRKMVTDAADLFRLSKKDLLKLERMGDKSAQKILDAIEKSKQTTFARLIYALGIRHVGEHTASLLASNFRDMEELRNASYDKLVSIPGIGPEVAKSILLFFKQESTARLLHKLEEAGVRYEKEKKPEVGEEVLAGKTFVFTGRISIPREEAKRKVEQLGGRVSSSVTKKTDYVVAGEEPGSKLEKAHKLGVKIINEEEFMKMVKGT from the coding sequence ATGGGAGGAGGGGAAAATAAAGAGGAGATAAGGAGACATATCGAGGAACTGAGGGAGAAGATACGTTATCACAATTACAGGTATTACGTGCTGAATGAGCCTGAGATCTCAGATGCGGAATATGACAGATTATTTAAGGAATTAGAGGAGCTTGAGGCGAAATACCCGGAGTTTATAACGCCCGATTCGCCCACTCAGCGAGTAGGAGCGAAGCCGCTGGAGGAATTCAGGACTTACAGGCACAGCATTCCGATGTTGAGTTTGAATAGCGTAATGGAAGCTTCAGAGGTGAGGGAATTTGACGAGCGAGTGAGACGTATGCTTGGTGGAGAGGGTAAAAACATAGAGGTAGAATATGTGGTGGAGCCAAAGATAGATGGACTGGCTATGGAGCTTGTGTACAAAGATGGGGTACTCGTTGTGGGTAGTACGAGAGGTGATGGCTGGATAGGAGAGGACGTGACGCAGAATCTAAGGACGATAAAGACGATACCCCTGCGTACCCTCTCGGAGGCATTACCATTGCTGGAGGTCAGGGGTGAGGTTTATATGCCGGTGCGCAAATTCAGGGAGCTGAACGAGGAATTGGCCAGGCGAGGGGAGCGAATGTTTGCAAACCCGAGGAATGCAGCTGCAGGCTCTGTAAGACAACTGGACCCGCGAGTTACAGCATCAAGACCCCTTGACTTCTTCGCTTATGGCATCGGGCGTGTGGAGGGCAAGGAATTCACAACTCAGTGGGAGATATTGAACTATCTGAAGAGCATAGGATTTCGTGTGAGTGATCTGGTGAGGCGATTTAGAGAGATAGAGGAAGTGATAAGATACCATGATGAAGTGGAGAAGAGACGAGACGAGCTGGATTATGAGATTGATGGAATAGTAGTGAAGGTAAACAGTGTAGAACAGCAGAACCGGCTGGGAACAATTTCCAGAAGCCCGAGGTGGGCGATAGCATACAAGTTCCAGCCAAGGGAGGAGTTTACAAAGGTGAAGGATATAGTAGTGCAGGTGGGTCGTACAGGGGCGTTGACGCCCGTTGCGGTTCTTGAGCCTGTACAGATAGGTGGTGTTACAGTCAGGCGAGCAACATTACATAATGAAGAGGAATTGAAGAGGAAGGATGTTCGAATAGGGGATACAGTGGTGGTTGAGAGGGCAGGTGATGTTATACCAGAAGTGGTGAGTGTGATAAAATCCAAGAGGACCGGTGCGGAACGTGAATTCAAGATGCCGGATAGATGCCCGGTCTGTGGTGCGGAGGTATTGAAGGAAGGACCTATAAGGCGTTGTATCGGTGTCTCATGCACAGCCCAATTGAAGGAGCGGATAAAACATTTCGCATCGCTCCGTGCGCTGGACATAGAGGGTCTGGGTGATAAGGTGATAGAGCAGCTGGTGGACCGTAAGATGGTGACAGACGCGGCGGATTTATTCCGCCTGAGTAAGAAGGACCTACTGAAACTGGAGCGGATGGGCGATAAATCGGCACAGAAGATACTGGATGCGATAGAGAAGAGCAAGCAGACCACGTTTGCACGGCTAATTTATGCACTTGGGATTAGACATGTGGGAGAGCATACGGCATCATTGCTCGCCTCCAATTTCAGAGATATGGAGGAGCTGCGAAATGCCAGTTATGATAAGCTGGTAAGTATCCCGGGGATAGGACCGGAGGTAGCGAAGAGTATTCTCCTCTTCTTCAAGCAGGAGAGTACAGCGAGATTATTGCATAAGCTGGAGGAGGCGGGGGTGCGGTATGAGAAAGAGAAGAAGCCCGAGGTGGGAGAGGAAGTACTGGCGGGTAAAACATTCGTATTCACAGGTAGAATCTCTATACCAAGAGAGGAAGCGAAGAGGAAGGTTGAGCAACTGGGAGGGCGGGTCTCATCGAGCGTTACAAAGAAGACGGATTATGTAGTTGCAGGTGAGGAACCGGGTTCTAAGCTGGAGAAGGCACATAAGCTCGGTGTGAAGATAATAAATGAAGAGGAGTTCATGAAGATGGTAAAAGGTACCTGA